The Sulfurimonas sp. HSL3-2 genome segment AAAATTATTGGGATGCACTAAACTTATTATTTTTGTATCTTGTGCTAGCAATGCATATAATTTTTCACTATACTCTTTACTTGTTAATGAAAAATCATCTAAATATTGACGTCCTAAATTCATAATATCATCATAAAGTTGCGACCTTTTGAAATTGTTAGAATCTTCTTCTACTACACTATAAAGTTTTTCTTTATCTATAATACTTGTATTGATATATTTTGCTAATACTTCTGTGATAGGGGTGATGATATATTCTATATCATAGTATATGTAATGTAGTATCTTTTCCAACTTATCATCAATTGGAAAAGGTTTATCACTATTGAGATGATGAGTAGGTTTCTCAATAGTATATTTACGTAATTTTTCAAGTTCTATAAAATGAAAAAGAGCATAAATAGTTGATATTTCTAAAATATTTTCGGCTATTTGCCTTTTAGAATTTTTATGTAAAAAACCCCAATCTTTAATAAAGTCAAAATCATTTAAAGCAGTAACCATTCGTTTCATTACTCTTATATTTTTAATATCTTTATCTTTTAAATATTTAATCATATACTCTTTGAAAGGTTCATATTTAATCTTGTTATTTACTATATTAAATAAACTGTCTATTGATGGTGAGTAGAATAGTTCTATATCAATTATTTTTTCTTTATATTCTGTATACTCACTATTCTCTGTTTTTGAAGTATTAAAATTTAAACTTACATTTTTTTCTCCATCTACATTAGTCGAGTTTATATCATAACTTGATATATTGTTATGCTTATTTCCAAGCTTCTCTTGATGCATAATCATTACAATCTTGCATTTCTTATCTTCTTTAAGTGACGATATTAATCCCATAATATCTTTATGAGAAATATTGTCTGATAGACGTTCAAAATCATCAAAACATATAATTTTACCTTTGAAGTCTGTATCACTGAGTATACTTAAAGCAGCACTCCCAAGAACACCTCCAATACCATATGTCATTTTATTAATTTCTTTCAAAGCCGGGTAATATTTTGCTTTTAATCCATCTATTCCTTTGGCAATTTTACTTTTCCTTGAGACTTTCAATAGTATTTCGGAATTAATAGACTCTATTGAATGTTTTCCAAACAAAGATACATATGCAATATCATGTTCTTGATATTGTCCATTTTTTATTAAATGTTCTTTTGTATATTCTTTCCAAAATACAGTTTTTCCAATACCCCACCTTCCATCTATTGATAAAACAAATCCATCTTTATAATCTTCATTATCTAGAGCTAATAATTGATTTAATTTTTCTGTAATCTCTTCTTTGTTTAAGCCATCTGTTCTTATCAAATCACTTTCTATTTCCATAATTTTATTCCTAACAATAAATTTCAACAACGATTATACATAAATCTATTGTTTTAGTTTCACCTTAGTAAGTTCTACAAATCTACACATTACTAAACACAGAAGCTACGGCAGAACCTGCGACGGCTAGTAAAGAGAGTTTTAGCATTGCTAGACCTAGAAGTATTTGTGATGTTGTCTTATTCATCTTGTATCCTTTTATTTTTTGATACTAGAAGTATATAAGGACTCTGTCAAGACGGCATCTACAACTGCTTTACACTTTCTTTACATGTAAGCATTTCTAGACAGGTTTAACATCGCATTATTGATCTTTATAAATGACCTGTTTTAACAAAGATTATAGTTTCTTCATCCACAAATGGATAGTGTTCACTTAAATGGGGACTTCTGATCCAACAGCCTTGTGGATACGCTCCATGTTCATCCATGAAAGTTCCTTGTAGTACAAGGATCTCTTCTCCTCCCCAATGTCTATGAGGGATAAACCTTTCATTCTGAGGCCATTTTACCAAGGCTGTTTGTGTATGCAAAGGGAGTACTTCTAAGTTTCCCTGTCCGGGTAACCATTCAGAAGTAGATGTATTTATGATGACTTGTTCTTCATCTTTAGACTGATCTACTTTTCTAAAAACCGTGCATCCGCTTGTTGTTCTGACATAAGCTTCATTTTCTTTTGGTAGATAAAGATAAGTCCCTTTGTGAAACTCTCCAAATTCATTCATATACGTTCCGTCTAAAACAAATATCTCTACACTGTTTATCTGTTGTGAATCTCGATTTAAACTTGTATTCTCTTCCATTTTTACCAAAGCTGTTTCTTCTTGGTTCTTTAAAGAGAGTGTTTTTTTGAAAACACCTGTTTGTTCAGTTTTTTCCCACTCTAAAGTTTCTGTATTTATCAAAGCTCGTTTATCATAGTCACTATTCATCAGCTATAACCTTATAGGAAGGAGTTCAAATCCAATTATTGATCTTTATAAAAGATGATCTCAAAGCAGACACCATTTTTTTCATTTCTTACATTCAGTAAACCGGAGCTATGATTTTCTATGACTATTTTAGAGATGTACAGCCCTAGTCCTGTACCGTTTTTTTCACTTTTTGTTGAAAAGTACGGGTCAAATATCTTCGGTAAAATGGACTCGTCAATACCGCCTCCGTTATCACAGATCTGTATTGTAAATTTATGTGCATCTTCACGCGCACGGATCGCTATTGATGGATTTTCTATATTTTTTTCCATAAAGTTATCTATACTGTTTTTAATGATATTTAGTACCACCTGCATCACTTCATAGGTATAGATCTTGATGTGATTTCTAATACTGATATCGACAGTAATTTGTATATTCTCTTTGAGGATAAGAGAGTGAAGAATCTTTAAAGCCTTTTCTATAGGTATGTTCAAGCTTGTCAACTCTTTTTCTTTATCGGGTTTAAAGAAGTTTGTAAAATCATCAATAGTACCGGTCAGATAGCGCGTATACCTATGTATATCTGCCATCTCATCCTCTACAAGCTGTAAAAACTTTTCTCGTGATGCTTTATCATCAAAATTAAATTTTTCTAATTTTATTTTACTTTGAATATTAAAAGCACTCATCCCGATGACGCTTAACGGCTGCCTCCACTGATGAGCTATGACACTTATCATCTCCCCCATTTGAGCAAGTCTGCTTTGTTGCAGCATAAGTACTTGCTGAACTTGATTTTTATTTATCTCATCTTGTACGGTTACATGTAAGATCTCTTTTTGTCTTTTCTGTTCATCAAATAAAATGCCGACTACGAGGACTACCGCCATATGAGCAAGAATAAAAATGTTGTAATTGATGATGTTGTCTGTACTTGCACGCAGATAAAATGCACCAATACCAAAATAGACAGAGTAAGACGCGATCATTGCGACGATAGCACTCATAAATGTTCCATATAAGATCCCTTTTTTCGAAACTATAAAAGTTATTACCGGCATCGTTAAACACATAAGTAAAAAAGGATTTTCTATAGCAATAATGATGGTTAAAAAGTAGATATAAACTCCAAAGAGAGCGCCAATGAGTAAAAAATCTTTAAAATCTATTTTTTTAAAGTGAATAAAAAAAAGCAATAAAAACGGGGTTAGTAAGAACTGTCCCATAACATTGCCGAACCACCATGAAAATACAGCATACAAAAACTCACTGGCTGTTAAATGAAATCCGTCAAGTAAAAGTACAGCATTGGAGAATATGGCACTAAAAGGCTGTAATATCAGGGCAATGATAAAAACCAATCCAAAAGCATCTCTAAAAGTTTTCAACTCTTTGCTAAGTTCAAACTTATTAAAAACATATATCCCGATCAACGCTTCTATGGAGTTAATGACAGCCACTGCAAAAGAGGGCAGAAAGTTAATGTTGTTCGTATAGGCCAACACAAACTGGCCTATGAAAATACCGGGTACGACTCTTTTACCAAAGTAAAGTGCAAAGGCAAGAGCTATCCCCTCCGGAGCAAAAAGACCGATACAGTTTATGCCTTCGTTATTGTTCAACAGATCAAAACTAAGCTTTCCCGTGACAATATATAAAAAAGCGATGGCTATACCGGGGAGTAGAGATGTAACTTTAAATGTAGTGTATTTTTGTTTGATGCCTATTGCGAGTTCTTTATAATTCATAATTACTCTTCATCTTAACTGCTCCCCCTGTTCTTACTTGGGGAAAACTATACTTTATGATTGTACCTTAATTGCTCGCTAAGAGAAAGCCTTCTATTTTCAAATAGTCACCGGATAAGTTTTTATCCGGTTTTTAAACTTTATGCACGATCAGGAAATATACCGACTACACAGATAATATAATGAAGTCCCATACTTGGCTGATAATTATAAAAAGCTTCGCCCTTTCCTGTACTTTCCGTGGCAGGGGGAAGTGTTGCCGTAATACCCGTTACAACATTGTTAAGTAGCGCATTTGGTGTCGATGTGGATAGCATAGGGATAGGAGTCACACCATGTCCATTGTCATAACTACCCGCACTGGCTAAAGCTTGTGCTCCAGCTGTTTTGCTTGTATTCGCAGTTCCATCATGAACTTTTAAATTTGCTGTAGCATTTGATGGAGCAGAATTATTGATCCCATGGTTATGTGCAGGTAAATTATTTTGAGTTAAAGTTACCGTTTTATCACCAAATTGTTCACCCAGATGAGGAAAACTTGATACGCCGACAGGAACTCTTCCCGTAAGATCAGGAAGCTTAAAAGTGATTCTTCCGTCTCCACCGTAAGTTGTTCCTATCAAAGAAAATAAAGCCTGATTTTCCGTTATGTGCATCGTTTGCCCTGCACAGAATGCCCAATTTTTTGGAGCCCAAACTACTGGCCACAATCTAATCTCTCCTAAATAACCTTCCATAACATATTTCCTTTTTAAATTACTATTTCAATAAGGTCAAGCCTTACTATCATAATGACTATAAGCAACATAGCTTATGTCAAACAGATTGCTGCAAATACATAACTTTAGTCTTTGTTTCAAATTATCTCTAGGTTATTTTTATTCATAAACTTGCTCCTTTAATTGAAAATTGATTATCTTTTTCTTCTAATCTCAAATTGTTAATGATGTCCGGCATCCTATTTATTACCAGGATGTCACCGATATAAAAAATCTTCTCCAAGCCAGATGAGAGATATTGATAATTATTTAGCCAATAGATATTTTCATTTTGCTTGTTCATGTCATCTGGTTCTTTTATATTGTCTATACTTGCTAATAAATTCTGCATTGATAGATTAGCCGTTGGAGTCGTCACTGGAGTAGTCACTGGACTAGCAGCTGCTGTAATATCAGCAGTAGTGGTCGTACTTGAACTTGCAAGAGTGTAATTTGAAGCGACTCCGCCATTGGTACCGTCGGCTAAAGAGTAACCGATTCCTGTGACTGTTTTAGCAGTTCCGACATTTTGATCGCTAAAACTTGCAGTGCCATGATTGAGTGTGAGCGTCTCTGT includes the following:
- a CDS encoding ATP-binding protein; the encoded protein is MNYKELAIGIKQKYTTFKVTSLLPGIAIAFLYIVTGKLSFDLLNNNEGINCIGLFAPEGIALAFALYFGKRVVPGIFIGQFVLAYTNNINFLPSFAVAVINSIEALIGIYVFNKFELSKELKTFRDAFGLVFIIALILQPFSAIFSNAVLLLDGFHLTASEFLYAVFSWWFGNVMGQFLLTPFLLLFFIHFKKIDFKDFLLIGALFGVYIYFLTIIIAIENPFLLMCLTMPVITFIVSKKGILYGTFMSAIVAMIASYSVYFGIGAFYLRASTDNIINYNIFILAHMAVVLVVGILFDEQKRQKEILHVTVQDEINKNQVQQVLMLQQSRLAQMGEMISVIAHQWRQPLSVIGMSAFNIQSKIKLEKFNFDDKASREKFLQLVEDEMADIHRYTRYLTGTIDDFTNFFKPDKEKELTSLNIPIEKALKILHSLILKENIQITVDISIRNHIKIYTYEVMQVVLNIIKNSIDNFMEKNIENPSIAIRAREDAHKFTIQICDNGGGIDESILPKIFDPYFSTKSEKNGTGLGLYISKIVIENHSSGLLNVRNEKNGVCFEIIFYKDQ
- a CDS encoding cupin domain-containing protein; translation: MNSDYDKRALINTETLEWEKTEQTGVFKKTLSLKNQEETALVKMEENTSLNRDSQQINSVEIFVLDGTYMNEFGEFHKGTYLYLPKENEAYVRTTSGCTVFRKVDQSKDEEQVIINTSTSEWLPGQGNLEVLPLHTQTALVKWPQNERFIPHRHWGGEEILVLQGTFMDEHGAYPQGCWIRSPHLSEHYPFVDEETIIFVKTGHL
- a CDS encoding P-loop NTPase fold protein, with translation MEIESDLIRTDGLNKEEITEKLNQLLALDNEDYKDGFVLSIDGRWGIGKTVFWKEYTKEHLIKNGQYQEHDIAYVSLFGKHSIESINSEILLKVSRKSKIAKGIDGLKAKYYPALKEINKMTYGIGGVLGSAALSILSDTDFKGKIICFDDFERLSDNISHKDIMGLISSLKEDKKCKIVMIMHQEKLGNKHNNISSYDINSTNVDGEKNVSLNFNTSKTENSEYTEYKEKIIDIELFYSPSIDSLFNIVNNKIKYEPFKEYMIKYLKDKDIKNIRVMKRMVTALNDFDFIKDWGFLHKNSKRQIAENILEISTIYALFHFIELEKLRKYTIEKPTHHLNSDKPFPIDDKLEKILHYIYYDIEYIITPITEVLAKYINTSIIDKEKLYSVVEEDSNNFKRSQLYDDIMNLGRQYLDDFSLTSKEYSEKLYALLAQDTKIISLVHPNNFLFYIEELTRIDEQNKPQYDSLLIEAGKHYIDDFFTINEHIRYYRESEYNTVISYNKELKKYAEDTYNRVVRSQLDIKDINNALENLISSHSTSSDVARLQFLTKDDCKMYLNENKDFTEISFEYLRKKSHIAEVENFRKNLIYALKELSEENNDLTYRINRMFKIAQIEDLKE
- a CDS encoding tail fiber protein → MEGYLGEIRLWPVVWAPKNWAFCAGQTMHITENQALFSLIGTTYGGDGRITFKLPDLTGRVPVGVSSFPHLGEQFGDKTVTLTQNNLPAHNHGINNSAPSNATANLKVHDGTANTSKTAGAQALASAGSYDNGHGVTPIPMLSTSTPNALLNNVVTGITATLPPATESTGKGEAFYNYQPSMGLHYIICVVGIFPDRA